A region from the Papaver somniferum cultivar HN1 unplaced genomic scaffold, ASM357369v1 unplaced-scaffold_22, whole genome shotgun sequence genome encodes:
- the LOC113340686 gene encoding pentatricopeptide repeat-containing protein At1g62350 encodes MLRVASNSLLRRGRGSKNAIPLITIDDLVYDYHGAKEEIGDCARRFSVSGASPSLSIWRGRKKEMGKEGLIIVKELKRLKSNPIRLERFMETQVTRLLKLDLFAVLAEFQRQDQVLLSMKIYEMVRKEIWYRPDMFLYRDMLMMLARNKEIVETKRVWEDLKREQVLFDQHTYGDIVRCFLDNGLETVAMEIYEDMRQSPDPPLSLPYRVILKGLLPYPELRERVKDDFLELFPNMIMRDSEDLCEDDEPSSESEDD; translated from the exons ATGCTGCGCGTGGCCTCGAATTCACTACTGCGAAGGGGAAGAGGATCAAAAAATGCTATTCCTCTGATAACCATAGATGATTTAGTCTATGACTACCATGGAGCAAAAGAGGAAATTGGTGATTGTGCGCGTAGATTCTCTGTGTCGGGAGCTTCCCCCAGTTTATCAATATGGAGAGGAAGGAAAAAAGAGATGGGTAAAGAAGGTTTAATCATTGTAAAAGAACTCAAACGATTAAAATCAAACCCGATTCGCCTCGAAAGGTTTATGGAAACTCAAGTAACTCGTCTACTCAAATTAGATCTTTTTGCTGTTCTTGCTGAATTTCAACGTCAAGATCAAGTTCTCCTATCTATGAAG ATATACGAAATGGTGAGAAAAGAAATATGGTACCGGCCAGACATGTTCCTTTACAGGGACATGCTTATGATGCTTGCAAGGAACAAAGAGATTGTAGAGACAAAGCGGGTGTGGGAAGATCTAAAGAGGGAACAAGTACTGTTTGACCAGCATACATATGGCGACATTGTGAGATGTTTCTTGGATAACGGATTAGAAACTGTGGCAATGGAGATTTACGAAGACATGAGGCAATCACCTGATCCCCCTCTCTCATTGCCTTATCGAGTTATCTTGAAAGGACTCCTTCCATATCCTGAACTGAGGGAAAGAGTAAAAGATGACTTTCTTGAACTTTTTCCAAATATGATTATGCGTGACTCTGAAGACCTATGTGAAGATGATGAGCCGAGCAGTGAAAGCGAAGACGATTAA